The following proteins come from a genomic window of Halorubrum lacusprofundi ATCC 49239:
- a CDS encoding Cdc6/Cdc18 family protein codes for MVDLGDNPFDTTDAIFEWKQPLKKDTFSPETIFHRDEEISLYINALQDVVVGHDPNNIFVFGPTGVGKTAVTKWVRDKLQEKAAEEGVPLHVIGPINCRNYRSAYSLVTSLVNEFREPDNKLPESGYSTDNVFEFLHEEIEAVGGNVLIILDEIDNIPPDARNDFLYDLPRAEANENTPIETAKIGLIGISNDLKFVDVLEPKVKSTLGEREIKFGPYNANELRDILGYYADMAFRDGVLQDEVVPLAAAFSAQERGDVRQGLRILEKAGEYARMSDGNVVTEEHVRQATETIETDELLDYFEDDLSSQQALTYLATTLAIIEPGHEATTKRVYNLYSSIAESSNRPVKSERKLYEFLDQLSMQGLVRSAEQNLGIKGGRKFIYDVTDDPRDILNAALKSSYKNAVPSNAKRVLKSHLEDEASEFQPPDTSDPQQRNLWKFT; via the coding sequence ATGGTCGACTTGGGTGACAATCCGTTTGATACAACTGATGCGATCTTTGAGTGGAAGCAACCGCTTAAAAAGGACACCTTCAGCCCTGAAACCATCTTTCACCGGGACGAAGAAATTAGTTTGTATATCAACGCGCTTCAAGATGTTGTTGTTGGCCACGATCCAAACAATATCTTCGTTTTTGGGCCAACAGGCGTTGGAAAGACTGCCGTGACGAAGTGGGTTCGTGATAAACTCCAAGAGAAAGCGGCTGAGGAAGGTGTTCCACTCCACGTTATTGGACCAATCAACTGTCGAAACTACCGATCAGCTTACTCACTGGTGACCTCGCTTGTCAACGAGTTCCGCGAACCCGATAACAAACTTCCCGAGAGCGGCTACAGTACCGACAATGTCTTTGAGTTTTTGCATGAAGAAATCGAAGCAGTCGGGGGAAATGTGTTGATCATTCTCGATGAGATTGATAATATACCTCCAGACGCTCGTAATGATTTTTTATACGACCTCCCACGTGCTGAGGCAAACGAGAATACTCCAATTGAGACCGCAAAAATTGGATTGATTGGTATCTCGAATGATTTGAAGTTTGTCGACGTGCTTGAACCAAAGGTTAAATCTACACTTGGTGAACGTGAGATTAAGTTTGGACCATACAACGCTAACGAACTTCGTGATATCCTTGGCTACTACGCCGACATGGCATTCAGAGACGGTGTACTTCAAGATGAAGTGGTACCGCTTGCAGCAGCATTCTCAGCTCAGGAGCGTGGAGATGTTCGTCAGGGGCTCCGTATTCTCGAAAAAGCAGGTGAGTACGCCCGTATGAGTGATGGAAATGTGGTCACCGAAGAGCATGTCCGTCAGGCAACTGAGACAATCGAAACGGATGAATTGCTAGATTATTTTGAGGACGATTTAAGCTCGCAGCAAGCACTTACGTATCTTGCAACAACGCTCGCGATCATCGAACCTGGGCATGAGGCGACTACAAAGCGAGTGTATAATTTGTACTCCTCAATCGCAGAATCAAGCAATAGACCTGTTAAATCAGAACGCAAGCTGTACGAGTTCCTTGACCAACTCTCGATGCAGGGACTGGTCCGCTCTGCCGAACAGAATCTTGGTATCAAAGGTGGCCGCAAATTTATTTACGACGTAACTGACGACCCAAGAGATATTCTTAACGCTGCACTCAAGTCAAGTTATAAAAATGCCGTACCGAGCAATGCTAAACGTGTGTTGAAATCACATCTCGAAGATGAGGCATCAGAATTTCAACCACCAGATACATCGGATCCTCAGCAACGAAACCTCTGGAAATTCACATGA